The window CATCAGCATGGCGCTGATGTTGGGCGGTAAAACGCGGCAGGTTTTGATATCGGCCACATAGCGACTCTTGCGCTCGTGAAAGCCGATCAAAACTTCGCCTTTTTTGTGAACGTATCGGACCGACATGCGGGCACGGTATCGGTAACCCCAGCTGGGCCCTTCCATAGGACGCAGCAAATTTTCAGGTTTGACTTTGCCCAAGTGCCACAAGTTGTCTTCGAGGACACGTTGCTTGACCGCCACTTGCGCACTGGCTTCCAGGTGCTGCATTTTGCAACCACCGCATGCACCCGCATGCAATCCAAAATGCGGACAGCCAGGCTTCACACGTTGTGAAGATTCATGATGAACGGCAGTGACAACACCCGCCTCCCAATTGTTTTTCTTGCGATGAACATTGACAGACACTTGCTCAAACGGCAGTGCGCCTTCTACAAAAACAACTTTACCATCAGGGCGCCTGGCAATGCCTTGGGCCTCCATGTCGAGCGCATCAATGTGCAACCAACCTTCAGGCAAATCAGTGCGGCCAAAGACGATCTCTTGTGTTTGTTCTTCTCTCGAAGAATCGCTTTGTTTGCTCATGGACGTGAAGGCAAAAATTTAGAAGGGTCGACAGGTTTGCCTTGCTTGCGAATTTCAAAATGCAACTTCACACGATCGGCATCCGAACTTCCCATCTCTGCAATGCGTTGACCTTTGACCACGGCTTGATCTTCTTTAACCAGCAAACTTTGGTTGTGCGCGTAGGCTGTGAGGTAGGTGTTGTTGTGCTTCAAGATCACCAAGTTGCCATAACCTCTGAGGCCCGAACCCGCATACACCACCTTACCGTCGGCAGCTGCCAGCACGGGGTCGCCCGCCTTGCCTGCAAAGTCTAGACCCTTGTTTTTGGCTTCATCAAAGCCAGCCAAGATTTGACCCGAATGCGGCCATGCAAAAGTCAAACCATCCTCGGCATTGTTGGATGTTGAAGGCGCTTGGGGTGCAGGCTGGGGGCTTTGTTGGGGAGGTGCGGCAGCAGGCTTTGGGGCAGCAGCCACTTTGGTCTCTACAGGCAAAGGTGCCACACGAAGGACCTGGTCAACTTCAATCACGTTGGGGTTGTCTAGGCCATTCCATTTGGCAATGTCGCGCCAAGCTTGTCCATGGTCCAGGGCAATTTTGGTCAGGGTGTCACCTGGTCGAACGCTGTAGTAGCCTGGCTTGCCTGCATTCTCAGAACCGGGCAAGGATGCCCCCATCGAAATAGGCGTGCTGACAGCACCCGTGCTTGGATTGGCTTGAGGCGCAGGGGCTTTGGCAGTGCGCGAACTGCTTTGGCCAGCCACACGGTCTTCTACAGGAATAGGGCCACGCGGCTTTGAACTACAGCCCACCAACGTAGCCAATGCTGAAAAACAAACTACCGTCAAAACGTGACGGACACCTATCAATTTCATGCCAAATCCTTCAGGAGACACCCGATTTTAGAGGGACAAAGTGAACGGCTTCGAGCACGTTTTGCTTGAAGCCCTGGGGGGTCTTGTCGATCACCATCAAAGCTTGCTGACCACTGGCAGTCACAGTCGGCGCAACCAAACGGCCACCAACGGCCAATTGATCGAGCCAAGCTTGAGGCACAGACTCGCCTCCCGCTGCAGAAATGATCGCAGCATAGGGCGCACCTTTGGGATACCCCAGCATGCCGTCGCCAAACAACAGGTGCACATTGG is drawn from Limnohabitans sp. 103DPR2 and contains these coding sequences:
- a CDS encoding peptidoglycan DD-metalloendopeptidase family protein gives rise to the protein MKLIGVRHVLTVVCFSALATLVGCSSKPRGPIPVEDRVAGQSSSRTAKAPAPQANPSTGAVSTPISMGASLPGSENAGKPGYYSVRPGDTLTKIALDHGQAWRDIAKWNGLDNPNVIEVDQVLRVAPLPVETKVAAAPKPAAAPPQQSPQPAPQAPSTSNNAEDGLTFAWPHSGQILAGFDEAKNKGLDFAGKAGDPVLAAADGKVVYAGSGLRGYGNLVILKHNNTYLTAYAHNQSLLVKEDQAVVKGQRIAEMGSSDADRVKLHFEIRKQGKPVDPSKFLPSRP